In Penaeus vannamei isolate JL-2024 chromosome 15, ASM4276789v1, whole genome shotgun sequence, the following are encoded in one genomic region:
- the LOC113820796 gene encoding uncharacterized protein, with protein sequence MAALTVESGARVVDLRSDTLTQPSPAMKEAMMAAPLGDDVFGEDPTVIALQEKVATLLGKEAALLVPTGTMGNLICVLNHCRNRGSEVLLGDLSHIHVWEQGGISQLGGVHPRTLRNLPDGTFSLEELRQLVRGDNPHWPVTSLVCVENTHNMAGGRVLPLRWLDELGATCRSLGLPVHMDGARLLNAAAALEVPPARLVRDCASVSVCLSKGLGAPVGSVVAGTKDFIRGALRLRKALGGGMRQAGVLAAAGIFALDHVAPALARDHAGVRTIARAVNELGSKVIKVDLEGVQTNILLLECDLERVRPEQVCERLLQVKKEEIKETGEEVIVRVLPMTASTVRLVVHCDIKPEDIPLVIKKLVYVIREFENE encoded by the exons ATGGCAGCGCTGACAGTG GAGAGCGGGGCGCGCGTCGTGGACCTGCGGAGCGACACCCTGACGCAGCCTTCCCCGGCCATGAAGGAGGCGATGATGGCGGCGCCTCTCGGGGACGACGTGTTCGGCGAGGACCCGACCGTCATCG ccCTGCAGGAGAAAGTGGCGACGCTGCTTGGGAAGGAGGCCGCCCTGCTCGTCCCGACGGGCACCATGGGGAACCTCATCTGCG tcctgaATCACTGCCGGAACCGCGGCAGCGAAGTATTGCTCGGTGATCTGAGTCACATCCACGTCTGGGAGCAAGGAGGCATATCCCAG CTAGGTGGTGTGCATCCTCGGACCTTAAGAAACCTCCCAGATGGCACCTTCAGCTTGGAAGAACTCCGGCAGCTGGTTCGCGGGGACAACCCACACTGGCCCGTGACGTCATTGGTCTGCGTGGAGAACACCCACAACATGGCGGGCGGGAGGGTGCTGCCCCTCCGCTGGTTGGACGAG ttGGGCGCCACATGCAGGTCCCTGGGGCTGCCGGTGCACATGGACGGCGCAAGGCTGCTGAACGCCGCGGCGGCCCTGGAGGTGCCCCCGGCGAGGCTGGTGCGCGACTGCGCCTCCGTCTCCGTCTGCCTCAGCAAGGGCCTCGGGGCGCCCGTCGGCTCCGTCGTCGCGGGGACCAAGGACTTCATCCGCGG CGCCCTCCGCCTGCGCAAGGCCCTGGGCGGCGGCATGCGGCAGGCGGGGGTCCTTGCGGCCGCAGGAATCTTCGCCCTGGACCACGTGGCGCCAGCCCTCGCCCGGGACCACGCCGGCGTCAGGACCATCGCTCGGG CCGTTAATGAGCTCGGGAGCAAGGTCATTAAGGTCGACCTTGAAGGCGTACAGACCAACATCTTGCTTCTCGAGTGTGACCTTGAGCGCGTCAGGCCCGAGCAGGTGTGCGAGCGGCTGCTGCAG gtcaaaaaggaagaaataaaagagacaggagaagaggtcATCGTGCGAGTTCTACCCATGACGGCGTCCACGGTTCGACTGGTCGTCCACTGCGACATCAAGCCTGAAGACATTCCGCTTGTGATTAAGAAGCTGGTTTACGTCATCAGAGAATTCGAGAATGAGTga